In the Staphylococcus condimenti genome, one interval contains:
- a CDS encoding RBBP9/YdeN family alpha/beta hydrolase, producing the protein MTKIILIHSQGANSHSNWYEWLEQSLRLEGYDMDICDVEHSTPVNIDEWLEQLNEQIKIEKHDTYFVTHGFGTLAGLKYLDIHNEYRIEGFFSIAGFGPEAKDIDKDLQVENVTLDYEGLRERIDYFYGLCSTDDPYVPYKDTEALIDKLGGKSRVIKKGGHFTTDNGYDTFLALKNNMMKKMSR; encoded by the coding sequence ATGACGAAAATTATTTTGATTCATAGTCAAGGTGCCAATTCACATTCTAATTGGTACGAATGGTTAGAACAATCTTTAAGATTAGAAGGCTATGATATGGACATTTGTGATGTTGAACATTCAACGCCTGTTAATATCGATGAATGGTTGGAACAACTAAATGAACAAATTAAAATCGAGAAGCATGATACTTATTTTGTAACTCATGGATTCGGTACATTAGCAGGGTTGAAATATCTTGATATTCATAATGAATATAGAATTGAGGGCTTTTTCAGCATTGCTGGTTTCGGTCCTGAAGCAAAAGACATTGATAAAGATCTTCAAGTGGAAAATGTTACTCTAGACTATGAAGGTTTGAGAGAACGAATTGATTATTTTTATGGCTTATGTTCTACAGACGATCCTTACGTGCCATATAAAGATACTGAGGCGTTGATTGATAAATTAGGTGGTAAAAGTCGTGTGATTAAAAAGGGCGGCCATTTTACTACTGATAATGGTTATGATACATTTTTAGCTTTGAAAAATAATATGATGAAAAAAATGTCTAGATAA
- the nadA gene encoding quinolinate synthase NadA — translation MFNPILSVSKSIPEKYLQMSQEELENHIQAIKDKLGNRLFMPTHHYQKNEVVQFADITGDSLELARICKENTEAEYFVFNGVHFMAETADILTDDSQDIYLPDLSAGCSMADMANITQALHGYDVLTEKFHLDILPLTYVNSTAAIKKFVREHGGSCVTSGNAKSVVDWALNQGKVILFLPDQHLGRNTAYDLGIPLEQMAVWDPIAKELIYEGDLEDLRIVLWKGHCSVHEKFHKAHIDMARERDPEINVIVHPECEFEVVQAADYAGSTRYIIETIKNAPKGSRWLIGTEMNLVNRLKETYTDITIDSLNPLMCSCLTMNRIDLPHLAWCLDKILDGNKDNIIKVDAETAKYAEESLDRMLSIT, via the coding sequence ATGTTTAACCCAATATTATCTGTATCAAAATCAATCCCTGAAAAGTATTTACAAATGTCACAAGAAGAATTAGAAAATCACATTCAAGCAATTAAAGACAAACTAGGCAATCGTTTATTTATGCCAACACACCATTATCAAAAAAATGAAGTTGTTCAGTTTGCAGACATTACTGGAGATTCTTTAGAATTAGCAAGAATCTGCAAAGAAAATACTGAAGCAGAATACTTTGTATTCAATGGCGTTCATTTTATGGCAGAAACTGCAGATATCTTAACTGATGACAGCCAAGATATTTATTTACCGGATTTATCTGCAGGCTGTTCTATGGCTGATATGGCAAATATTACACAAGCCTTACATGGTTACGATGTACTTACTGAAAAGTTTCATTTAGATATATTACCTTTAACGTATGTCAATTCAACAGCAGCGATTAAGAAGTTTGTTAGAGAGCATGGCGGTTCGTGTGTAACTAGTGGTAATGCTAAATCAGTTGTAGATTGGGCCTTAAATCAAGGTAAAGTCATTTTATTCTTACCTGATCAGCACTTAGGACGTAATACTGCCTACGATTTAGGTATTCCTTTAGAACAAATGGCAGTATGGGATCCGATTGCGAAAGAGTTAATTTACGAAGGCGATTTAGAAGATTTACGTATTGTGCTATGGAAAGGTCATTGTTCTGTGCATGAAAAGTTCCACAAAGCGCACATTGATATGGCACGTGAACGCGACCCTGAAATTAACGTTATTGTTCACCCCGAATGTGAATTTGAAGTTGTTCAAGCTGCAGATTATGCAGGTTCTACACGTTATATTATAGAAACAATTAAAAATGCACCAAAAGGTTCACGTTGGTTAATAGGAACAGAGATGAATTTAGTAAATCGATTAAAAGAAACTTATACTGATATCACAATTGATTCTCTTAACCCACTTATGTGTTCATGTTTAACAATGAACCGTATCGACTTACCACATCTTGCATGGTGTTTAGATAAAATATTAGACGGCAACAAAGACAATATCATTAAAGTTGATGCAGAGACAGCTAAATATGCTGAAGAAAGCCTAGACCGTATGTTAAGTATCACTTAA
- the nadC gene encoding carboxylating nicotinate-nucleotide diphosphorylase — translation MLNPLLVKEKITQFYIEDNQYGDLATHIFDQTQEGTLTLKSKDEGIFCGEVIIKEAFPLLDSNVVINLKVKDGEAVYPSDIIAEIKGPVYVLLTMERIVLNLIQRMSGIATQTKQIVDKITHTSTNIVDTRKTTPGLGIFEKYAVTVGGGLNHRRSLNDGLMLKDNHIAFSKSMETAIANAKKVIGPMDKIEVEIENEEMLKTAIDKHVDIIMFDNQKPEWIAEHLKLVPDTIQTEASGNINASNVVAYAETGVDYISMGSLFYAQSALDISAKVVI, via the coding sequence ATGTTAAATCCATTACTCGTCAAAGAGAAAATCACTCAATTTTACATTGAGGATAACCAATATGGAGACTTGGCAACACACATCTTTGATCAGACACAAGAAGGTACACTTACATTAAAATCAAAAGATGAAGGTATTTTTTGTGGTGAAGTGATTATAAAAGAAGCATTTCCCCTACTCGATTCAAATGTTGTGATTAATCTTAAAGTAAAAGATGGAGAAGCTGTATATCCTAGTGATATTATCGCTGAAATTAAAGGTCCAGTATATGTATTATTAACGATGGAACGTATTGTATTGAACTTGATACAACGCATGTCAGGCATCGCAACGCAAACAAAACAGATAGTAGATAAAATCACCCATACCTCAACGAATATTGTAGATACGAGAAAAACAACACCAGGTTTGGGTATTTTTGAAAAATATGCAGTGACAGTCGGCGGCGGCTTAAATCACAGACGTTCTTTAAATGATGGCTTGATGTTAAAAGACAATCATATTGCTTTTAGCAAATCTATGGAAACTGCTATTGCCAATGCCAAAAAAGTAATTGGGCCAATGGATAAAATTGAAGTTGAAATAGAAAATGAAGAAATGCTGAAAACAGCTATTGATAAACACGTAGATATTATTATGTTCGATAATCAAAAACCAGAATGGATAGCTGAACATTTAAAATTAGTACCTGATACGATTCAAACAGAAGCATCTGGTAATATTAATGCTTCTAACGTTGTAGCATATGCTGAAACTGGTGTCGATTACATTTCAATGGGTTCTCTATTTTACGCGCAAAGTGCGCTCGATATTTCTGCAAAGGTTGTGATCTGA